Genomic DNA from Taurinivorans muris:
CCATTCTTCGGCCAACCTGCATGGTATCGGCCCGCACAACCCCGAAAAACTCAAAAACAAAAGTCCGTATCCCTAAACCGCTTCCACGGTTTGCAAACCCGGAATTTCTCCGCTCCCTGCCGGACCGGCAAAGAACCGTTCTGAAATTTCTCTCAGTCGCGAAGTGCGTTTATGCACTATTTCATTCCCGCTGTCAAGAACTTTTTTTCAAAATTTTTAATATTTTTTCAAAATGCCCTTTATTCCTTGAAATCCCTCAAAAAAAACTTCTCGAAAAAAGCTCCTAGAAAAAGCTTCCTATAAAAAAACTCTAAAAACCCCAAACAGGAAACTCCTTTATCCCCCTTAATTACAAACTTGTCAACTTAATTTTTGACTCTTTATCCAACTCTTCACCATTAACCATAAAAAAAAGCCCCGAAACACATGCTGTCCAAGGGCTTTTCACACAATAAAAAAGGTCTTCTAAATACGAATACTGTCCCGTATATCGGAAATCCTATTGCGGGCAAAGAGCAAATAGGAAACAATAAGTTCTCCGGAGTTCACGGTCGAAGTAATGTAAAGCGGATCATACGTACAGATTTTATCCAATAAACTCATAGCTTGGGCAAAATTTTCAGCATTGCCTTTTGCCGCAATCTCAGGATACAAGGTATACAAGGCATTCAAATAATCACGCACGACAAGAATAACACCTTGCACTTCATAGATTTTATTGTCCAACTCATAAAAAGACAAATTTTGAGAATTTTGCAATAAACCAAGGGCATATCCAAAAACGGTTTCTCCCAAAATAACGTTGAACGCTTCATAAATATCATCGGTTCTCGCATTATAAACAGCTTTTTTATTCAGCAAATCCGTTTGATATTTTTTGATGGAGTTCAAACCTTTTTTATATGCCTGTTCCGCCGACGGAATAAAGAAAATTCCCCAGCGCTGCGGGGCAAAAGCGAATTGGTTCAAGCGGGCTTTGTATAAATTTTCATTTTCTCTGTCGCTGCTGCCGAGTTTTGCGATAACAGTCGAATAATTGTCAAGAAGCATTTTTGTTGCGACATATGTTCCGAATTGGCGGTATGCCCTGTTATCCATCACCCATTTATTAAAAATAATATCATTAGCCGACCAGCCATAGGTTGAATCAAGCTCATACCGCATTCTGTTCACCAAAGCATCCAAAAGCTGCACGCCTTTTTCTTCTTCTGTCATTTCAGGCGAATAGCTTACTTGATAACA
This window encodes:
- a CDS encoding DUF2333 family protein; protein product: MYTPSKDHIFIVARTLLMQVAIFIALIASMWGFQKLYALTDQTVFPECYQVSYSPEMTEEEKGVQLLDALVNRMRYELDSTYGWSANDIIFNKWVMDNRAYRQFGTYVATKMLLDNYSTVIAKLGSSDRENENLYKARLNQFAFAPQRWGIFFIPSAEQAYKKGLNSIKKYQTDLLNKKAVYNARTDDIYEAFNVILGETVFGYALGLLQNSQNLSFYELDNKIYEVQGVILVVRDYLNALYTLYPEIAAKGNAENFAQAMSLLDKICTYDPLYITSTVNSGELIVSYLLFARNRISDIRDSIRI